A single region of the Stegostoma tigrinum isolate sSteTig4 chromosome 8, sSteTig4.hap1, whole genome shotgun sequence genome encodes:
- the bcl10 gene encoding B-cell lymphoma/leukemia 10 isoform X2 codes for MEAAQLTEDEMAEIKKEVLEKLRPYLCEKVIAERHFDYLRAKRILSKEDTEEISYQGLNRRKTGKLLDYLAENPKGLDTLINSIRREGTQNFLVQRITDEVQKIKNEKLIQKGTFSSSYEMSKDISGTNNLSVFPSIESNSQRTEANILFHPEGEYSPVPSASPTLSPLDLKSVSLLEKAGTLSNVETMPTTLSLPRPGEPGAPSLPPELEAEADRACSNSSDAVFLPLRSRAP; via the exons GTTTTAGAGAAACTGAGGCCATACCTTTGTGAGAAAGTCATTGCGGAAAGGCATTTTGATTACCTGCGAGCGAAAAGGATATTGTCGAAGGAAGATACAGAGGAGATTTCCTACCAGGGATTGAACAGACGAAAGACCGGAAAGTTACTGGATTACCTGGCAGAGAACCCAAAAGGGTTGGACACGCTGATCAACTCCATCAGGCGCGAGGGTACACAGAACTTCCTCGTTCAGAGAATAACAGACGAGGTGCAGAAGATTAAAAATGAAAAGCTGATCCAGAAAG GAACTTTCTCGAGCAGTTATGAGATGTCCAAAGATATATCTGGAACCAACAACCTGTCGGTGTTCCCATCCATTGAGTCCAACAGTCAGAGGACAGAAGCTAACATCCTGTTTCATCCTGAAGGTGAATACAGCCCAGTGCCGTCGGCCTCGCCCACTCTCTCTCCGTTGGATTTGAAATCTGTGTCTTTGTTGGAGAAGGCAGGCACACTGAGCAATGTGGAAACCATGCCTACGACATTATCCCTGCCCAGGCCAGGGGAGCCAGGagctccttcccttccccctgaACTtgaagcagaggctgatagagCCTGCAGTAATTCCAGTGACGCTGTGTTTTTGCCTCTGCGTTCCCGTGCACCGTGA
- the bcl10 gene encoding B-cell lymphoma/leukemia 10 isoform X1: protein MEAAQLTEDEMAEIKKEVLEKLRPYLCEKVIAERHFDYLRAKRILSKEDTEEISYQGLNRRKTGKLLDYLAENPKGLDTLINSIRREGTQNFLVQRITDEVQKIKNEKLIQKAGTFSSSYEMSKDISGTNNLSVFPSIESNSQRTEANILFHPEGEYSPVPSASPTLSPLDLKSVSLLEKAGTLSNVETMPTTLSLPRPGEPGAPSLPPELEAEADRACSNSSDAVFLPLRSRAP from the exons GTTTTAGAGAAACTGAGGCCATACCTTTGTGAGAAAGTCATTGCGGAAAGGCATTTTGATTACCTGCGAGCGAAAAGGATATTGTCGAAGGAAGATACAGAGGAGATTTCCTACCAGGGATTGAACAGACGAAAGACCGGAAAGTTACTGGATTACCTGGCAGAGAACCCAAAAGGGTTGGACACGCTGATCAACTCCATCAGGCGCGAGGGTACACAGAACTTCCTCGTTCAGAGAATAACAGACGAGGTGCAGAAGATTAAAAATGAAAAGCTGATCCAGAAAG CAGGAACTTTCTCGAGCAGTTATGAGATGTCCAAAGATATATCTGGAACCAACAACCTGTCGGTGTTCCCATCCATTGAGTCCAACAGTCAGAGGACAGAAGCTAACATCCTGTTTCATCCTGAAGGTGAATACAGCCCAGTGCCGTCGGCCTCGCCCACTCTCTCTCCGTTGGATTTGAAATCTGTGTCTTTGTTGGAGAAGGCAGGCACACTGAGCAATGTGGAAACCATGCCTACGACATTATCCCTGCCCAGGCCAGGGGAGCCAGGagctccttcccttccccctgaACTtgaagcagaggctgatagagCCTGCAGTAATTCCAGTGACGCTGTGTTTTTGCCTCTGCGTTCCCGTGCACCGTGA